Below is a genomic region from Oscarella lobularis chromosome 14, ooOscLobu1.1, whole genome shotgun sequence.
GTCTCTACGCGAGCGTCAATTAAAATcacttcgctttttttccAGAAGGTCTCGGTCACATATTATTCAATATTGCTCAATCGTCTAATCTGTCCGCGTCCGACTTCAGGCGATTTCGAATCAAACGAATCGGATCTGATAGCgaaaacgactgcaactGAAAATGCCCCCCAGGAAATCTTTGtcaccttaattaattaattaataatctattTATACTTTTTGGCTATTGATGGTGCAATTTAATCACAGATGGCATAAATGAACCTGATCTCTCGTTGCATGGGCGAATCCGCCAAGCACTTACAATACTTGGTCGATTTTTTGTGGCACAAAGCCATTTCAGATTCGTACAGTATACATATGCATAGACCGGTTTGGAGCGGTCACATCGTGCCCGGATGTCAGCACGCCAGGAATCTTCCCTCGAGCAGAGGCAGGCAATATAGACCTTCGTCACCACAGCTCAAATCGATAGTAGTGCTAGGCGACGTCAATATGTACGTGACTAATCACACATAAAAAACTAAATTGGCAgttgaaatttgacgtcCACAGCAGCTTCTCGGGCAAGTTGCACAATATTAGACAGTCGAACggcctgaagaaaaaacgtaaaCACTTATTCAAGCTGAGAGCACGCAGTCACCATCTTAGCGGCCTCGTCGAGGTCATTGCATGCCAATATTTTGAGCCCACTGTTAGCTATCATTAGTTTAGCGTCGTCAACTCGGGTTCCTAAAGCATTTCACCTGTACAATCAACTTTTCGGAGAGAACTACTGTACCCTGTAGTCGAACTACTAAAGGAATTTTGAGATCAATTTCCGAAGCAGCGGCAATAATGCCGCTAGCTATGACATCACATCGCATGATACCACCGAAAATATTCACCAGGATAGCAAGAACCTGAACGAACGCATGTTCGGCCTTACCATCCTCAGAAATCAGGCGTACTCACGTGTTTATCCTGACCCAGAATGTGAAACGCTTCGGCGACTTGCTCCTGCCGAGCACCGCCGCCTAAATCAAGAAAATTCGCCGGTTCGCCACCGTGGAGTTTGATCATATCCATGGTGGCCATGGCGAGGCCAGCTCCGTTGACTAAGGAGACGTGTATTGCGTGTGTTTTGAACGTGATGCGTTTCTTTTACCCAGGCATCCAATTGAGCCGTCGAGGCCGATGTAGTTGAGATCGGCTTTCGTTGCACGCACCTCGCGCTCGTCTTCCTGCGTCCAGTCCTTCAGAGCGAAAACGTCCTTTTGACGAAATGCCgcgttgtcgtcgaaattgattttgcagTCCATACAAACGActaaggaaaaagaagagagaggacAACATTAGACggaatcaaaaaaaaaaggagaaaagagaataCTTTGGCCATTCGCGTCTTCAGCAAACGGATTGATCTCCAGCATAGAGATATCCCTCTTGACGAAGAGATCATACATTTTCATCATGTGATCTACAGCCTTCAAGAAAAAGTCATCCACACAGCACtcaatctgacgtcaaaaaaggaTTACGTACGTCGTCCATAGAGGCGGGCGAAAAGCCGAGTTTCTGCGCCACTTTTGAAGCAACATCTTCCGTcagcccttagaattaacGCTTGCTTCATTGCAAGTGTTTGATACTGAAAGTGTACCTTTGTGTATATCTATGGGCTCCTTGATGATTGCTTCAGGTCGTTTGGCGGCCACGCTTTCGATGTCCACTCCGCCTTCGGCACTTGCTACGATAGCGGGGCCCTAGGGAGCGCCGTAGAACGAATCTACGGGACACGCGTCGTGTGATTACCCTCAACGCTCGATCCAAGAGAAAAGCAAAGTAGAATTCTCGTCTAGTGTAGAGCCTCTCACATATCAGCacctaagaaaaaggagagctATTGATCTCTAGGAACCTCAGGAGGCGTTTACAATAAACTAATAAATAACAGTATGGAATTCTAGAAACTTGAATTTTTcttaaattttttctttgacctTGTCGCAAATTCGTCCTTTGGCTCCAGTCTGCTTCGTCACCAAAGTCTGTCCTATCATCTTCGAAGCAATATCTTTTGCTTCGTCAGGacttcaaaaacgaaaatcgaacgcgaatgtga
It encodes:
- the LOC136195747 gene encoding succinate--CoA ligase [ADP-forming] subunit beta, mitochondrial-like — encoded protein: MAFRLGRAIWLVGSRSGAAAPAGAPKIGSFVPNRRLSLHEYINWRFLREAKITTPRGEVASTPEEAFAIAKDLGTNDLVVKAQVLAGGRGKGTFTNGFSGGVKVAYSPDEAKDIASKMIGQTLVTKQTGAKGRICDKVLICERLYTRREFYFAFLLDRALRGPAIVASAEGGVDIESVAAKRPEAIIKEPIDIHKGLTEDVASKVAQKLGFSPASMDDAVDHMMKMYDLFVKRDISMLEINPFAEDANGQIVCMDCKINFDDNAAFRQKDVFALKDWTQEDEREVRATKADLNYIGLDGSIGCLVNGAGLAMATMDMIKLHGGEPANFLDLGGGARQEQVAEAFHILGQDKHVLAILVNIFGGIMRCDVIASGIIAAASEIDLKIPLVVRLQGTRVDDAKLMIANSGLKILACNDLDEAAKMAVRLSNIVQLAREAAVDVKFQLPI